In a single window of the Candidatus Deferrimicrobiaceae bacterium genome:
- a CDS encoding nitrogenase component 1 — MSRQKTAPAREKRIRTIGAFIGPIERLIDELRDHELPQRIRTYSEAASDDLVQALRLLSGIEGAGIIVHGPRGCAASVIESDRPASVVVTHLDERDTIMGSDRAVSQAARKLVARARPWVILLVGTPVVAINNDDIRSTASELSEELGLPVLPIFCDGFRSRFAETGFDVAFHGLLKLIPRRDGPAEKGLVNLLSITEGDAAAVRISKLLDGFGIRVNRLPAGAGSAQFEGAGRAVASVGIDPDATRYLGRDLASSHGIPFLDVPPPIGVVGTKAWLEAVARAAGVEEKVPLVHGVELSNLPAGFGRALSGMDVWIGFPPSVALAAAGLVGEMGGRVSGLSVDYADAGHAARLDALAANHPALPVHAGVGQTFEAVNLLRRNPPALYIGTPDRAAVATRAGIPAVGILPDELLGYRGVCALVRRAAKALKNRGFADSLSGVASSRYRDGWLRRSPDWHIKMEVK; from the coding sequence ATGTCACGACAAAAAACGGCTCCTGCGAGGGAAAAACGGATCAGGACGATCGGTGCGTTCATCGGTCCGATCGAGCGATTGATCGACGAACTTCGGGACCACGAATTGCCCCAGCGGATCCGGACGTATTCGGAAGCGGCCTCGGACGACCTCGTCCAGGCGCTTCGGCTGCTTTCGGGAATCGAGGGCGCGGGGATCATCGTCCACGGTCCGAGGGGTTGCGCCGCTTCGGTCATCGAAAGCGACCGGCCCGCCAGCGTTGTCGTCACCCATCTGGACGAACGCGACACCATCATGGGATCCGACAGGGCCGTATCGCAAGCGGCCCGGAAGCTCGTCGCCCGCGCCCGGCCATGGGTCATCCTGCTCGTCGGTACTCCCGTCGTCGCCATCAACAATGACGACATCCGATCGACGGCGAGCGAGTTGTCGGAGGAGCTGGGCCTCCCTGTCCTTCCCATATTCTGCGACGGGTTTCGATCCCGGTTCGCGGAGACGGGATTCGACGTGGCGTTCCACGGTCTTCTCAAGCTGATTCCCCGGAGGGACGGTCCTGCCGAAAAGGGGCTGGTCAATCTCCTGTCGATCACGGAAGGAGACGCGGCTGCCGTCCGGATATCGAAGCTGCTCGATGGGTTCGGAATCCGGGTCAATCGGTTGCCTGCCGGCGCCGGTTCCGCGCAATTCGAAGGAGCGGGTCGCGCAGTCGCTTCCGTGGGCATCGATCCCGATGCAACGAGATACCTGGGGCGCGACCTGGCGTCATCCCACGGAATCCCGTTTCTGGACGTGCCGCCCCCCATCGGAGTCGTGGGGACGAAGGCGTGGCTGGAAGCCGTGGCCCGGGCTGCCGGCGTGGAGGAGAAGGTGCCGCTGGTCCATGGGGTAGAACTTTCTAATCTTCCGGCAGGGTTCGGTCGGGCGCTGTCGGGCATGGACGTTTGGATCGGGTTCCCGCCGTCCGTAGCGCTCGCCGCCGCAGGATTGGTGGGAGAGATGGGCGGCCGCGTAAGCGGCTTGTCGGTCGACTACGCGGATGCGGGTCATGCCGCGCGGCTGGACGCCCTTGCGGCGAATCACCCGGCACTGCCGGTCCATGCGGGGGTCGGTCAGACGTTCGAGGCGGTCAACCTGCTGCGACGGAATCCGCCGGCGCTATACATCGGAACGCCCGATCGCGCAGCCGTCGCAACCCGCGCCGGCATTCCGGCCGTGGGCATCCTGCCCGACGAGTTGCTGGGATATCGGGGCGTCTGCGCCCTGGTCCGGCGTGCCGCGAAAGCGCTGAAGAATCGCGGGTTCGCGGACAGCCTTTCCGGTGTGGCGTCTTCGAGGTACCGGGACGGCTGGCTTCGCAGGAGCCCCGACTGGCACATCAAGATGGAGGTGAAGTGA
- a CDS encoding porin, with protein MRAFRFMNGLLVLLVLLAPISRARADEVPPSDGPPSTGAEANERTEYVTQTDLQGVRAELETLREQWTRTLDKNTAQTSRPLTVGGIAQVRYTASENKKVNNSFDIAALILNFRGNLRKDYEEGRNVDYLFSFVSPSGANANGSADFTVRPLDAYISYFLLPSLDFEKPLLSITLGQQKKPFGLEALATEEKKPTIKSAQSATTLGLDPRDIGLVVKGDLFPYYDAGFRYRVPLVEYSVGLLNGSGPNATDDNGHKDVSGRVVLNAPVDYNSIFRGLSLGGSAYLGRQNVGVGTAVAQQGAKNRYGVDLAYVNTPVGFTAEYVRGEDGKLLSGTSVDNAVFGKIQSEGFTFTVFYNFGEQFLRGFKAQDRYDDWYPLTFQPFVRFDRWDPNLKAGGDRIDITTLGFNWFFAETTKLQLNYNNKKQQGVNVANNEFLAQFQFGF; from the coding sequence ATGCGTGCTTTCAGGTTCATGAACGGGTTGCTGGTATTGCTGGTCCTTCTCGCCCCGATCTCCAGGGCAAGGGCGGACGAGGTGCCGCCTTCGGACGGGCCTCCCTCCACCGGTGCGGAAGCGAACGAGCGGACGGAATACGTGACGCAGACCGACCTGCAGGGGGTCCGGGCGGAGCTCGAGACGCTGCGCGAGCAGTGGACGCGAACCCTCGACAAGAACACCGCGCAGACGTCGCGGCCTCTCACGGTCGGCGGCATCGCGCAGGTCCGCTACACCGCGTCCGAAAACAAGAAGGTCAACAACAGCTTCGACATCGCGGCGCTGATCCTCAACTTTCGCGGAAACCTGCGGAAAGACTACGAGGAGGGGCGGAACGTCGACTACCTGTTCAGCTTCGTAAGCCCCAGCGGTGCGAATGCCAACGGCAGCGCGGATTTCACCGTCCGGCCGCTGGATGCGTACATCAGTTATTTCCTCCTCCCTTCCCTCGACTTCGAAAAGCCGCTGCTGAGCATCACGCTCGGTCAGCAGAAGAAGCCGTTCGGACTCGAGGCGCTCGCGACCGAGGAGAAGAAGCCGACGATCAAAAGCGCGCAGAGCGCCACGACGCTCGGCCTCGATCCCCGCGACATCGGGCTGGTCGTCAAGGGTGACCTGTTCCCGTATTACGACGCCGGCTTCCGGTATCGCGTGCCGTTGGTCGAATACTCGGTCGGCCTGCTCAATGGGAGCGGCCCCAACGCGACCGACGACAACGGGCACAAGGATGTCTCCGGCCGCGTCGTGCTCAACGCGCCCGTCGACTACAACTCCATCTTCCGCGGCCTTTCGCTCGGCGGCTCCGCTTATCTCGGACGCCAGAACGTCGGGGTCGGGACGGCGGTGGCGCAACAAGGCGCGAAGAACCGGTACGGCGTCGACCTGGCTTACGTGAACACCCCGGTCGGCTTCACCGCGGAATATGTGCGCGGGGAGGACGGGAAGCTCCTGTCCGGCACGAGTGTGGACAACGCCGTATTCGGAAAGATCCAGAGCGAGGGATTCACGTTCACGGTCTTCTACAACTTCGGCGAGCAGTTCCTCCGCGGCTTCAAGGCGCAGGACCGCTACGACGACTGGTACCCGCTCACCTTCCAGCCCTTCGTCCGATTCGACCGGTGGGATCCGAATCTCAAGGCGGGCGGCGACCGGATCGACATCACCACACTCGGCTTCAACTGGTTCTTCGCGGAAACGACCAAGCTGCAGCTCAACTACAACAACAAGAAGCAGCAGGGCGTGAATGTCGCGAACAACGAGTTCCTCGCGCAGTTCCAGTTCGGATTCTAG
- a CDS encoding nitrogenase component 1, with protein sequence MAHPLYRSRTGCALHGAIRAARAIPGVVPVVHSTAGCSAPREFGSGLPSTGIVEKQVVFGGSSRLREQLKNALKVVSGDLYVVLGGCAPELVGDDIPAMTKEAVEQGYPVICAASAGFRGSAFDGYRLFLKALIENLPDAPSGGNDKIPGLVNLLGIVPGGHATWEGDLAELGRVLERTNLKANPVFGYGGGIDGVRGLARAQRSVVFSPWGLDAARLLEARFGIPWTDAGAIPVGAAETASFLEVLGREAGLGADALEERLSDEARRERHFLDRLPDTTFGYDFQKDFAIVGPGSQALGVARFLTATLGWLPSLVVATDNPPESARQALDRAVSGILPDFGSKLLFCEDAGEIRDAIVDRDVEFVIGSSLEREAANALNIPLLEWSPPVRDGLILETGFAGFRGGLSLVEALSRVILSFDQVDPRARR encoded by the coding sequence ATGGCCCATCCGCTTTATCGGTCTCGAACCGGATGCGCCCTGCACGGCGCCATCCGGGCCGCGCGGGCCATTCCTGGCGTGGTGCCGGTGGTTCATTCGACCGCCGGGTGCAGCGCCCCACGGGAATTCGGAAGCGGGCTGCCCTCGACCGGCATCGTCGAGAAGCAGGTGGTTTTCGGCGGATCGTCGCGCCTCCGGGAACAGTTGAAGAACGCGCTGAAAGTGGTCTCCGGCGACCTGTACGTCGTGCTCGGCGGTTGCGCGCCCGAACTGGTGGGAGACGACATCCCGGCCATGACGAAAGAGGCCGTGGAACAGGGATATCCGGTCATCTGCGCGGCGTCCGCCGGTTTTCGCGGGTCGGCTTTCGACGGGTACCGGTTGTTTCTAAAGGCGCTGATCGAGAATCTGCCGGATGCCCCATCAGGGGGGAACGACAAGATCCCCGGCCTCGTCAACCTGCTCGGGATCGTCCCCGGAGGCCACGCGACCTGGGAAGGCGATCTTGCGGAGCTCGGTCGAGTCCTTGAACGAACGAATCTCAAGGCCAACCCGGTATTCGGATATGGCGGAGGGATCGACGGCGTGCGAGGACTTGCGCGGGCGCAGCGGAGCGTCGTTTTTTCACCGTGGGGGCTCGACGCAGCCAGGCTGCTCGAAGCGCGCTTCGGAATTCCGTGGACCGATGCCGGGGCGATCCCGGTCGGTGCGGCCGAAACCGCCTCATTTCTTGAAGTGCTGGGTCGGGAGGCGGGACTTGGCGCGGACGCCCTCGAAGAACGATTGTCCGACGAAGCGCGACGGGAGCGTCACTTCCTCGACCGGCTGCCCGATACGACGTTCGGTTACGACTTCCAGAAGGATTTCGCCATCGTCGGACCCGGGTCGCAGGCGCTCGGCGTCGCCCGCTTCCTGACCGCAACGCTCGGGTGGCTGCCGTCGCTGGTCGTTGCCACGGACAATCCCCCCGAATCGGCGCGCCAGGCGCTGGATCGTGCCGTGTCCGGAATCCTGCCCGATTTCGGGTCGAAACTGCTGTTTTGCGAGGATGCCGGGGAGATCCGGGACGCGATCGTGGACCGCGATGTGGAATTCGTGATCGGAAGCTCGCTGGAGCGCGAGGCGGCGAACGCGTTGAATATCCCGCTGCTCGAGTGGTCGCCTCCGGTCAGAGACGGACTGATCCTGGAAACGGGTTTCGCCGGCTTCCGCGGCGGTCTCTCCCTCGTGGAAGCGCTGAGCCGCGTGATCCTGTCGTTCGATCAAGTCGATCCCCGCGCACGCCGATGA
- a CDS encoding ABC transporter ATP-binding protein — translation MGTAGTLQIRKLNKKFVVQGRENKVLEDINLTIEPGEFISIIGLSGCGKTTLLRLVVGLESEYEGDILLDGRKLNGPSIDRGIVFQDHRLFPWLNVEKNVALGIVGKNDAAKRETVLRHIERVGLKGFEKNYPHQLSGGMSQRAAIARSLVNQPEILLLDEPLGALDALTRMYMHKELERIWRQESITMIMVTHDVEEAVYLSDKIIVMSAHPGKVQKIIPVPLARPRDRASYDFGLVKEQVLEEFHLQSERHFSYAI, via the coding sequence ATGGGAACGGCCGGAACGTTGCAGATCCGCAAGTTGAACAAGAAATTCGTCGTGCAGGGCCGCGAAAACAAGGTCCTTGAAGATATCAACCTCACGATCGAGCCCGGGGAGTTCATCAGCATCATCGGCCTGAGCGGCTGCGGGAAAACGACGCTGCTCCGGCTGGTCGTCGGGCTCGAATCCGAATACGAGGGGGATATCCTCCTGGATGGCCGGAAGCTCAACGGCCCGAGCATCGACCGCGGGATCGTGTTCCAGGACCATCGCCTGTTTCCGTGGCTAAACGTGGAAAAGAACGTGGCGCTCGGCATCGTCGGCAAGAACGACGCGGCGAAGCGGGAGACCGTATTGCGCCACATCGAGCGGGTTGGACTCAAGGGGTTCGAGAAAAACTACCCGCACCAACTTTCCGGCGGAATGTCGCAGCGGGCCGCCATCGCCCGGTCGCTGGTGAACCAGCCCGAGATCCTGTTGTTGGATGAGCCGCTCGGGGCGCTCGACGCGTTGACGCGGATGTACATGCACAAGGAGCTGGAAAGGATCTGGCGGCAGGAAAGCATCACGATGATCATGGTGACGCACGACGTCGAGGAGGCGGTGTATCTCTCCGACAAGATCATCGTCATGTCGGCCCATCCGGGGAAGGTGCAGAAGATCATCCCCGTTCCGCTGGCCCGCCCCCGCGACCGCGCCAGCTACGATTTCGGCCTCGTCAAGGAACAGGTGCTCGAGGAATTCCATCTCCAGTCCGAAAGACATTTCAGCTACGCGATTTGA
- a CDS encoding radical SAM protein: protein MSLILRKESLFRELSFDQVVEKHADVSPFVILKLDLQRRGIRLTEAAAAAVDTPYYRYARSNVVHVKNQDGKPLVFPGPVILRDGTTVLTSPVPGQFENPYTVDFADGKYWAVDAGRRVDEIDFTPRPDYYGKLTSRGIPMESIANARPQRLDISPYRYCHYWDTQDQCKFCAFFTDLKAQRQAAGDDFERIVHPEDIYETVREALKEPGRISQINLTAGTDYSGEIPFEKEVDRYVEVLQAIGRNFKTRRFPSQLIAPAYSKRQVKRLYDETGLSSYCPDIEVWDEKLFKWICTGKEKWFGRNYWIQSALDAVEIFGKGNVYTNFVAGIEFAQPHGFTSIEQALDSNFEAADFFAKNGVVYLSLVWVPWKSTAFAGQKQPPLEYYVRLVKGLVEIRRSHGLASDNDDFKHCGNHGDSDLERLN, encoded by the coding sequence ATGTCGTTGATCCTCCGCAAGGAATCGCTGTTCAGGGAATTGTCCTTCGACCAGGTGGTCGAGAAGCACGCAGACGTTTCACCTTTCGTCATCCTGAAGCTCGACCTCCAGCGGCGCGGCATCCGGTTGACGGAAGCGGCGGCGGCGGCCGTCGACACGCCGTACTACCGGTATGCCCGCTCCAACGTCGTCCACGTCAAGAACCAGGACGGGAAGCCGCTGGTCTTCCCCGGCCCGGTCATTCTCCGCGACGGGACCACGGTCCTCACCTCTCCGGTTCCCGGCCAGTTCGAGAACCCGTACACGGTCGACTTTGCCGACGGGAAATACTGGGCGGTGGACGCCGGCCGCCGCGTCGACGAGATCGACTTTACCCCGAGGCCCGATTATTACGGCAAGCTGACCAGCCGCGGGATCCCGATGGAATCGATCGCCAACGCGAGACCGCAGCGCCTCGACATCTCTCCCTACCGGTATTGCCACTACTGGGACACGCAGGACCAATGCAAGTTCTGCGCGTTCTTCACCGACCTCAAGGCGCAGCGGCAGGCCGCGGGAGACGACTTCGAGCGGATCGTGCATCCGGAGGACATCTACGAGACGGTGCGCGAGGCGCTCAAGGAGCCGGGGCGCATCTCCCAGATCAACCTGACCGCGGGCACCGACTACTCGGGTGAGATCCCGTTCGAAAAGGAAGTGGACCGGTACGTCGAAGTGCTCCAGGCGATCGGGCGGAACTTCAAGACGCGCCGCTTTCCGAGCCAGCTGATCGCGCCCGCCTATTCGAAGCGGCAGGTCAAGCGGCTGTACGACGAGACAGGCCTGTCGTCCTACTGCCCCGACATCGAGGTCTGGGACGAGAAGCTGTTCAAGTGGATCTGCACCGGCAAGGAAAAGTGGTTCGGGCGCAACTACTGGATCCAGAGCGCGCTGGACGCGGTCGAGATCTTCGGGAAGGGCAACGTCTACACGAACTTCGTCGCAGGCATCGAGTTCGCGCAGCCGCACGGCTTCACGAGCATCGAGCAGGCGCTGGATTCCAACTTCGAGGCCGCCGACTTCTTCGCGAAGAACGGCGTTGTCTACCTGAGCCTTGTCTGGGTCCCGTGGAAGAGCACCGCCTTCGCGGGGCAGAAGCAGCCGCCGCTCGAATACTACGTCCGCCTGGTGAAGGGACTGGTCGAGATTCGCAGGAGCCACGGCCTGGCTTCCGACAACGACGATTTCAAGCATTGCGGAAACCACGGCGACAGCGACCTTGAACGACTCAACTGA
- a CDS encoding MFS transporter, which yields MAETRTKSMLHRFMLLSILGGMGMGVSQIAVTLYAVSLGADASQIGLIGGIQGVGLLLTVLPVGFLVDRFGPRVVFLFGGLMSALIYLAFPYVRTAQLLIAFVAVIGFFTSFRFISMSSVFLEFLESCGNEKAGWQRGSHSTGLVFLGPMAGAFLARHAGYTATFYAVSGSLVALILGAAVVFPGRPNEPSRHSFRETLAHIGGMFKDRNLVEASLAEGLALATFSCFNAFIVVIAIRTFGLSAQGAAMFVSLEGIVFIATLFSLWRLVARLGQRRFYLLSIGILVAGLSLLSISRHPAFPAAGTVLVGIGLGMFNLVNVTRIGATPGRKGKVAGLFALFTVGGSILGPIAGGYIGKAFGPGAIFPAFIPLFLAFGLRLHLRGDDEISFGGTPSRVDHGAEGAAS from the coding sequence ATGGCCGAAACCCGCACGAAAAGCATGCTCCATCGCTTCATGCTGCTCTCGATCCTAGGCGGCATGGGCATGGGCGTGTCCCAGATCGCGGTGACGCTCTATGCGGTCAGCCTGGGGGCCGATGCTTCGCAGATCGGCCTTATCGGCGGAATCCAGGGGGTGGGTTTGCTGCTCACGGTCCTCCCCGTCGGTTTCCTAGTGGACCGTTTCGGCCCCCGGGTCGTCTTTCTGTTCGGCGGGCTGATGAGCGCGCTGATCTACCTGGCGTTCCCTTATGTCCGGACCGCGCAGCTCCTGATCGCATTCGTGGCGGTGATCGGGTTCTTCACGTCGTTCCGGTTCATCTCCATGAGCAGCGTGTTTCTCGAGTTCCTCGAATCCTGCGGGAACGAGAAGGCCGGGTGGCAACGCGGTTCGCATTCGACCGGGCTGGTATTTCTCGGCCCGATGGCGGGCGCTTTCCTGGCCCGGCATGCCGGATACACCGCGACGTTCTACGCGGTCAGCGGGTCGCTGGTTGCCCTGATTCTGGGAGCAGCCGTCGTGTTTCCCGGCCGGCCAAATGAACCGTCCCGGCATTCCTTTCGCGAAACGCTGGCGCACATCGGGGGGATGTTCAAGGACCGGAACCTGGTCGAGGCGTCGCTTGCCGAGGGGTTGGCGCTGGCGACATTTTCATGCTTCAACGCCTTCATCGTCGTCATCGCAATCCGGACTTTCGGGTTATCGGCACAGGGCGCGGCCATGTTCGTCTCGCTGGAAGGAATCGTCTTCATCGCGACGTTGTTCTCGCTCTGGCGACTGGTGGCAAGGCTCGGGCAGCGCCGCTTCTACTTGTTGAGCATCGGGATCCTGGTTGCCGGCCTGTCCCTTCTCTCCATTTCCCGACATCCGGCGTTTCCGGCCGCGGGGACGGTGCTGGTCGGGATCGGGCTCGGGATGTTCAACCTGGTCAACGTGACGCGGATCGGCGCCACGCCGGGGCGAAAGGGAAAGGTGGCGGGGCTTTTCGCCTTGTTCACGGTCGGCGGATCGATCCTGGGGCCGATTGCCGGCGGCTATATCGGAAAAGCTTTCGGCCCGGGAGCGATCTTCCCGGCATTCATCCCCTTGTTCCTGGCGTTCGGGCTCCGGCTTCACCTGCGGGGAGACGACGAGATTTCGTTCGGCGGCACGCCCTCGCGGGTCGACCACGGCGCGGAAGGAGCTGCCTCGTGA
- a CDS encoding aliphatic sulfonate ABC transporter substrate-binding protein, translating to MKKIVASILSIAITVLVASTIAAVAAEKKPKTIYLGSAYSGGFGKPYSGGVIGIVHARALLEEEFKKDGIKIEWFFFKGAGPATNEALANKTIDFAYIGDLPAIVGKANGLKTKFIAPGSKWTHVYISVPNDSKITTIKELKGKKVAIAKGTNAQLTFARILEANGLTEKDLKLYNLGLADGGSALKTKDIDAAVYWTDQLNLRTLGVSKIIYSTKEAPVDWRNTGGFYVTEAFAKQYPEITKRVVKAYVKAARWGSEEKNKEELFQIGVKAGTPLAAIREEFAGRSAKDINSISFDDAYVKHYVEGAVFAKERGLIRKTFDVHAWIDRSYLDEALRDLKLEGYWK from the coding sequence ATGAAAAAAATAGTCGCTTCGATCCTGTCCATCGCAATCACCGTCCTCGTGGCGAGCACCATCGCAGCCGTCGCCGCGGAAAAGAAGCCGAAGACGATCTACCTCGGCTCCGCCTACAGCGGCGGCTTCGGCAAGCCGTACTCCGGCGGCGTCATCGGCATCGTCCACGCGCGGGCGCTGCTGGAAGAAGAGTTCAAGAAGGACGGCATCAAGATCGAGTGGTTCTTCTTCAAAGGCGCCGGCCCCGCGACGAACGAGGCGCTCGCGAACAAGACGATCGACTTCGCCTACATCGGCGACCTGCCCGCGATCGTGGGCAAGGCGAACGGCCTGAAGACGAAGTTCATCGCCCCCGGATCGAAGTGGACCCATGTCTACATCAGCGTCCCGAACGACTCGAAGATCACGACCATCAAGGAACTGAAGGGAAAGAAGGTCGCGATCGCCAAGGGAACCAACGCCCAGCTGACTTTCGCCCGGATCCTCGAGGCGAACGGCCTGACGGAAAAGGATCTCAAGCTCTACAACCTGGGGCTGGCCGACGGCGGTTCCGCCCTCAAGACGAAGGACATCGATGCGGCCGTCTACTGGACCGATCAGCTGAACCTGCGCACGCTGGGCGTTTCCAAAATCATCTATTCGACGAAAGAGGCGCCGGTCGACTGGCGGAACACCGGCGGATTCTACGTCACCGAGGCGTTCGCAAAGCAATACCCCGAGATCACCAAGCGGGTGGTCAAGGCCTACGTCAAGGCGGCCCGCTGGGGGTCGGAGGAAAAGAACAAGGAAGAGCTGTTCCAGATCGGCGTCAAGGCCGGCACCCCGCTGGCGGCGATCCGCGAGGAATTCGCGGGGCGTTCGGCAAAGGACATCAACAGCATCTCCTTCGACGATGCTTACGTGAAGCATTACGTCGAAGGCGCCGTGTTCGCCAAGGAACGGGGACTCATCAGGAAGACATTCGACGTCCACGCGTGGATCGACAGGAGCTACCTCGACGAGGCGCTGCGAGACCTCAAGCTTGAAGGGTACTGGAAATAA
- a CDS encoding ABC transporter permease, giving the protein MKIAKRSKWGDAALGLIVPLLLVLFWEIACRLELFPPQIVIPPRLVLATFLELLRSGELADNLKISLIRVLLGFVLGTVSGFLLGAGMAISRPVERYLLPLFTGIRQVPVLGWIPLLMIWLGIGETFKVVFISLGAFYPMTVNTFDGFRGVPVCYVEVARAFGFRRRKLLLRVLLPAALPSIFTGIRIALNMSWMLVIAAELVAAGEGIGYTITWGRQLFQMDIVIMGVILIGLIGYGMNHLVGSAEAASLHWRRPFQAK; this is encoded by the coding sequence GTGAAAATCGCGAAACGTTCGAAATGGGGCGACGCCGCGCTGGGGCTGATCGTCCCCCTGCTGCTGGTCCTGTTCTGGGAAATCGCCTGCCGGCTGGAACTGTTTCCGCCCCAGATCGTCATTCCGCCGCGGCTGGTGCTCGCCACATTTCTGGAACTGCTGCGCTCGGGAGAGCTGGCGGACAACCTCAAGATCAGCCTGATCCGGGTTCTCCTCGGATTTGTCCTGGGAACCGTCTCCGGATTCCTCCTGGGAGCCGGAATGGCGATATCGCGGCCGGTGGAGCGGTACCTATTACCTCTGTTCACCGGCATCCGGCAGGTTCCGGTCCTCGGCTGGATACCGTTGCTGATGATCTGGCTCGGGATCGGGGAAACGTTCAAGGTCGTCTTCATCTCGCTGGGCGCCTTTTATCCGATGACGGTCAATACGTTCGATGGATTTCGCGGCGTGCCGGTCTGTTACGTCGAAGTGGCCCGCGCATTCGGATTCCGGCGGCGGAAGCTGCTGCTGCGGGTCCTTCTGCCGGCGGCACTCCCCTCGATCTTCACGGGAATTCGGATCGCCCTGAACATGTCCTGGATGCTGGTCATCGCGGCCGAGCTGGTCGCGGCGGGGGAGGGGATCGGGTACACGATCACCTGGGGGCGGCAACTATTCCAGATGGATATCGTCATCATGGGCGTCATCCTGATCGGCTTGATCGGCTACGGAATGAATCATCTCGTCGGCTCCGCGGAAGCGGCCTCGCTGCACTGGCGGCGCCCGTTCCAGGCGAAATGA
- a CDS encoding ABC transporter permease, with protein MRKIKAAGHKGLDIGRGLLLPSLILSVWWVCSSKGWLSPKLFPSPALVFKELKVVIGDGSLLENLGISFARVLKGFALGASAGFILGSVLGLSRTAERLIGPVFNAIRQVPLPAWIPLLILVSIGELSRVAFIAIGASYPVALNTFEGIRSVRMDLLEVGRVFRFDRAKRFLSIILPSAFPTILTGLKLSLGVSWTLVVGAEIFTTSGGGIGEMMWVGRELSNIELVVIGIVTIALVGFAMNLLIATLERTFSVWRKTMTQGR; from the coding sequence ATGCGAAAAATCAAGGCAGCGGGTCATAAGGGACTGGACATCGGCCGGGGATTGTTGCTTCCGTCCCTGATTCTCTCGGTCTGGTGGGTCTGTTCGAGCAAAGGCTGGCTGTCGCCGAAACTGTTTCCTTCCCCGGCGCTGGTATTCAAGGAGCTCAAGGTGGTCATCGGCGACGGCAGCCTGCTGGAAAATCTCGGGATCAGTTTCGCGAGAGTGCTCAAGGGGTTTGCACTCGGGGCATCGGCGGGATTCATCCTCGGCTCGGTCCTGGGTCTTTCCAGGACCGCGGAAAGGCTGATCGGGCCTGTCTTCAACGCGATCCGCCAGGTTCCGCTCCCCGCCTGGATCCCGCTGCTCATCCTGGTCAGCATCGGCGAGTTGTCCCGGGTTGCGTTCATCGCGATCGGCGCATCCTACCCCGTGGCCTTGAACACCTTCGAGGGGATCCGGAGCGTCCGAATGGACCTTCTCGAAGTCGGGCGCGTGTTCCGCTTCGACCGCGCGAAGCGATTCCTGTCGATCATCCTGCCGTCGGCGTTCCCGACGATCCTCACCGGGTTGAAACTGAGCCTCGGCGTTTCGTGGACGCTTGTCGTCGGGGCGGAAATCTTCACGACCTCGGGCGGCGGGATCGGGGAAATGATGTGGGTGGGAAGGGAACTCTCCAATATCGAGCTCGTCGTGATCGGGATCGTGACGATCGCGCTGGTCGGCTTTGCGATGAACCTCCTGATCGCAACGCTCGAGAGAACGTTCTCCGTCTGGAGAAAAACGATGACGCAGGGAAGGTGA